A single Brachionichthys hirsutus isolate HB-005 chromosome 17, CSIRO-AGI_Bhir_v1, whole genome shotgun sequence DNA region contains:
- the map9 gene encoding microtubule-associated protein 9 — translation MTSQDFRTLAYTKSPKTSKRTTFQDELQAAVTARASKTATDHFYSDEDEDDFLNKLLHLRKKKASALKAKKSKTRANDFDVSDDEGDPDRIKRVSFLKSQRIRSPSDATATSESHDNKLPDPSVSRHADGNHSLSSQHSKDDTRFKDSYGEPADLHFAKESAHESRSFPTSEDTTKDTPLPALPCDDSGMERPDSGRAPEKEPPMPRPRERTLGLRNHDTNEIAKDGRPQTSSASIDTSSHIAIRNSSPNLTEGEDAAPCSLRKTSSEGEQLQLFTKSTAESASRDDLISDDSKEQERKYSTSFEELNRSIGNDSDQLSHGHENLCDTRISRSPLKTSKKPRSVCSRKVESRYLGSLKILDSEISQHETETANSLRANVYQNWLQKNKEELRENMLLKKKQEMLKESKKKEEEARREAAAAAFEAWKEIKTESLKGKSEEKQDKIKKEQRRIQEKEGKKQSAKQVFEQWKHQNDQRGKDKHRKQREAENHLMLKKQEQEAERKRQSISAFSNWCEKKKDGLHEKVTMESKAVQNKAEEEQYMKEERDLMALEAYEKWIVQKDREERRQREARRIQAILSPPPPWSPPNKITPFGKQQLKKLLYAAGDRQRALTLGRSATRKAKLSIYRSISVPTLTCGPQGLLTVECARNTSPGKHPGGI, via the exons ATGACATCTCAGGACTTTAGGACGCTGGCTTACACGAAAAGCCCCAAAACATCGAAAAGGACTACATTTCAG gATGAACTTCAGGCTGCTGTCACAGCCAGGGCAAGTAAAACCGCAACAGATCACTTCTactctgatgaagatgaagatg ATTTTCTGAataaactcctccacttgagaaAAAAGAAGGCCAGTGCGTTGAAGGCTAAGAAGAGTAAAACCAGAGCCAACGACTTTGATGTTTCAGATGATGAAGGCGACCCCGACAGAATAAAAAGAGTTTCATTTCTGAAATCCCAAAGAATCCGCTCTCCTTCTGACGCCACGGCAACATCAGAGTCACATGATAACAAGCTTCCTGACCCATCCGTCTCTCGACACGCTGATGGTAATCACTCTCTTTCCTCACAACACTCCAAGGACGACACACGATTCAAAGACAGCTATGGAGAGCCCGCTGATCTTCATTTTGCTAAAGAGAGTGCACACGAATCTCGTTCATTCCCAACATCAGAGGATACTACAAAGGACACGCCTTTACCTGCTTTACCATGTGACGACAGCGGGATGGAACGTCCAGATTCTG GTAGGGCTCCTGAAAAGGAGCCGCCAATGCCGAGACCAAGGGAGAGAACTCTTGGATTGAGGAATCACGATACGAACGAGATTGCTAAAGATGGCAGACCGCAGACTTCCTCTGCATCCATTGACACGTCCAGCCATATTGCTATAAGGAATTCCAGTCCAAAT CTCACAGAGGGGGAAGACGCAGCTCCATGTAGCCTCAGGAAAACTTCCAGCGAGGGTGAACAGCTGCAGCTCTTCACCAAGTCCACAGCCGAGTCTGCATCTAGAG atgactTAATTTCTGATGACAGTAAAGAGCAGGAGAGAAAGTACTCCACATCATTTGAAGAATTAAAT CGAAGCATCGGCAATGATTCAGATCAACTTTCTCATGGCCATGAAAATCTATGCGACACTAG GATATCAAGATCTCCCTTGAAGACCTCCAAGAAGCCTCGGAGTGTGTGCTCCAGGAAAGTGGAATCAAGATATCTGGGATCTCTCAAAATTCTGGATAGTGAAATCTCCCAGCATGAGACAGAAACAGCAAACTCGCTCAGAGCTAACGTATATCAG AACTGGCTTCAAAAGAATAAGGAAGAGTTAAGAGAGAACatgctgctgaagaagaaacaagaaatgctaaaggaatctaaaaaaaag GAAGAAGAAGCGAGGagggaagctgctgctgctgcattcgAGGCATGGAAGGAAATTAAAACGGAGAGTCTTAAAGGGAAATCCGAAGAGAAGCAAGATAAAATCAAAAAAGAGCAAAGGAGGATTCaagagaaagaagggaaaaaacaaTCTGCTAAACAG GTGTTTGAACAATGGAAACATCAGAATGATCAACGAGGCAAAGacaagcacagaaaacagcGAGAAGCTGAAAATCATCTTATGTTGAAAAAGCAAGAACAAGAGGCGGAACGAAAAAGACAGAGCATATCTGCCTTTTCTAACTG gtgtgaaaagaagaaagatggtCTCCATGAAAAAGTCACAATGGAGAGTAAGGCGgtacaaaacaaagcagaagagGAACAATAcatgaaagaagagagagatcTGATGGCTTTGGAGGCGTATGAAAAGTGGATA GTACAGAAAGATCGAGAAGAGAGAAGACAGCGAGAAGCGAGGCGAATACAAGCAATACTCAGTCCACCTCCACCTTGGAGCCCGCCTAACAAAATAACACCATTTGGaaaacaacaattaaaaaa ACTGCTTTATGCAGCGGGAGACAGACAGCGAGCCCTGACGCTGGGCCGATCCGCCacccgaaaggcgaagctctccatttaccggtcgatctccgttcctaccctcacctgcggTCCCCAAGGCCTCCTCACGGTGGAATGTGCTCGGAACACCTCTCCAGGGAAGcatccaggaggcatctga
- the ugdh gene encoding UDP-glucose 6-dehydrogenase — protein MFQIKAICCIGAGYVGGPTCSVIASMCPEIVVTVVDINESRIKAWNSDILPIYEPGLKEVVESCRGRNLFFSTDIDAAIRDADLVFISVNTPTKTYGMGKGRAADLKFIEACARRIVEVSDGYKIVTEKSTVPVRAAESIRRIFDANTKPSLNLQVLSNPEFLAEGTAVKDLKDPDRVLIGGDETAEGQRAIRALCAVYEHWVPKSRIITTNTWSSELSKLAANAFLAQRISSINSISALCEATGADVEEVAKAIGMDKRIGSEFLKASIGFGGSCFQKDVLNLVYLCEALNLPEVASYWQQVIDMNGYQRRRFACRIIDCLFNTVTGKKIALLGFSFKKDTGDTRESSSIYVSKYLMDEGAKLFIYDPKVLKEQIIHELSQPSISADNPERVPELVTVTSDPYEACQSAHALVICTEWDMFKELDYEKIYKKMLKPAFIFDGRRVLDHLHPQLQDIGFQIETIGKKVIATRMPFTAAAVCPRIPESEPPNKKAKV, from the exons ATGTTTCAGATAAAGGCCATCTGTTGCATTGGTGCTGGGTACGTAGGAGGCCCAACGTGTAGCGTTATCGCTAGCATGTGTCCAGAGATCGTGGTGACCGTTGTGGATATCAACGAGTCTCGCATCAAAGCCTGGAACTCGGATATTCTGCCCATATACGAG CCGGGTTTGAAAGAGGTGGTTGAATCATGCAGAGGGAGAAATTTGTTTTTCTCCACAGACATAGACGCAGCCATCCGGGATGCAGACCTGGTTTTCATCTCT GTGAACACCCCGACCAAGACTTATGGGATGGGCAAGGGTCGTGCAGCCGACCTAAAGTTCATTGAAGCTTGTGCTCGGCGCATTGTGGAAGTTTCTGATGGCTACAAGATTGTCACAGAGAAGAGCACAGTCCCAGTCCGAGCTGCTGAGAGCATTAGACGGATATTTGATGCCAATACCAAACCCAGCCTCAACCTACAA GTTCTATCCAATCCAGAGTTCCTGGCAGAGGGAACAGCCGTGAAGGACCTGAAGGACCCAGACCGTGTCCTTATTGGTGGGGATGAAACAGCCGAAGGTCAAAGGGCAATCAGAGCACTGTGCGCAGTTTATGAACACTGGGTCCCCAAATCTCGAATCATCACCACCAACACCTGGTCGTCTGAGCTCTCCAAACTG GCAGCCAACGCGTTCCTTGCACAGCGAATTAGCAGCATTAACAGTATCAGTGCTCTGTGTGAGGCCACCGGGGCTGATGTGGAGGAGGTAGCCAAGGCCATCGGTATGGACAAGAGAATAGGCAGCGAGTTTCTCAAAGCCAGTATAG GTTTTGGTGGAAGCTGTTTCCAGAAGGATGTGCTGAATTTGGTGTACCTGTGCGAGGCCCTGAACTTGCCTGAGGTCGCCTCTTATTGGCAGCAG GTGATCGACATGAATGGATACCAAAGGCGCCGGTTTGCCTGCAGGATAATTGACTGTCTCTTCAACACTGTTACTGGCAAAAAGATTGCTCTGCTGGGCTtctccttcaaaaaagacaCCGGTGACACAAG GGAGTCATCGAGCATCTACGTCTCTAAGTATCTGATGGATGAGGGAGCCAAACTGTTTATCTATGACCCCAAAGTTCTTAAGGAACAAATCATCCATGAACTCTCCCAGCCCAGTATCTCCGCGGACAACCCAGAAAGAG tACCAGAGCTGGTCACTGTTACCTCAGACCCTTATGAGGCCTGCCAGAGTGCACATGCATTGGTCATCTGCACTGAGTGGGACATGTTCAAG GAACTGGACTATGAGAAAATTTACAAGAAGATGCTGAAGCCAGCCTTTATCTTTGATGGTCGCAGGGTGCTGGAccacctccacccacagctgCAGGATATCGGCTTCCAG ATTGAGACCATTGGTAAGAAGGTGATTGCAACACGAATGCCCTTCACTGCGGCCGCAGTTTGTCCTCGTATCCCTGAAAGTGAACCTCCCAACAAGAAAGCCAAAGTCTAA